In one window of Pseudobdellovibrionaceae bacterium DNA:
- the rnc gene encoding ribonuclease III encodes MMTLEQQLQYQFARSELLEQALTHKSYHNENRENSVGHNERLEFLGDAVIDLCLSQYLMEKFPDFQEGELSKLRASLVNENTLAEMAGGFQFDELLKLGKGEIRSGGAKKPRLLASAFEAVVGSVFLDAGYYPAQALVVRLFTPYLDDDRVRTLYSSDYKTRLQESLQQQLQMTPEYSVIDESGPDHQKMFVAQVRVGDRVLATGSGNSKKSAEQAAACEALKVVV; translated from the coding sequence ATGATGACCTTAGAACAGCAATTGCAGTATCAATTTGCTCGCTCCGAACTTCTCGAGCAGGCACTCACCCATAAAAGCTATCACAATGAAAATCGAGAGAATTCAGTGGGCCACAACGAGCGCCTCGAGTTCTTAGGCGATGCCGTGATAGATCTTTGTTTGAGCCAGTATCTGATGGAGAAGTTCCCCGATTTTCAAGAAGGGGAGCTGTCAAAACTACGAGCGAGCTTGGTCAATGAAAATACTTTGGCTGAAATGGCCGGTGGGTTTCAATTTGATGAACTTCTGAAGTTGGGAAAAGGTGAAATTAGATCGGGCGGCGCTAAAAAACCTCGTCTTTTGGCTTCCGCTTTTGAGGCGGTGGTGGGTAGTGTGTTTTTGGATGCGGGCTACTATCCTGCTCAGGCTCTGGTGGTGCGGTTATTTACCCCTTATTTAGATGATGATCGGGTGAGGACTCTCTATTCGTCAGACTACAAAACGCGCCTGCAAGAGTCTTTGCAGCAACAGCTGCAGATGACACCCGAGTATAGTGTGATTGATGAAAGTGGCCCGGATCATCAAAAAATGTTTGTGGCCCAGGTCCGAGTGGGGGACCGAGTTTTGGCGACGGGCTCAGGAAATAGTAAAAAATCTGCCGAACAGGCGGCTGCGTGTGAAGCGCTAAAGGTGGTTGTATGA
- the mtaB gene encoding tRNA (N(6)-L-threonylcarbamoyladenosine(37)-C(2))-methylthiotransferase MtaB, with the protein MDQITLPIKTYGCKVNSYDTGLLQQRLKPLEGYERPIYILNTCAVTAEATKEAVREVRRIKRKSPNTLVVVTGCAAQVDTDQFEQLSEADLVVANSHKGDLHEIIFNHLNGHSEQKVFKSNIFKKEDLEAGGGQEHQHTRSFLKIQDGCNSFCTFCVIPFARGKSRSIPVNQLVAKVNELHTQGVNEVVITGVHIGDYEDDAGGRSNRLEDLIEQMLKNTKMPRFRVSSLEPIELTPRLLDLYADDRMCRHFHMSMQSAQTRVLKDMKRNYGQVEVKNSLMQIYNRYPEAFVGMDVIVGFPGETESEFQETYDCFSELPWTRIHVFPYSPRPGTYAARLENPVPRHEILKRAQRLRELSDGRYAEKALLQVGSMKQVLVLKSPSYGATGLARDYWPVAFEASDVEPGQELSVKIRGYDYSSASRSEGCLSGEVVY; encoded by the coding sequence ATGGATCAGATAACTCTCCCCATCAAAACATACGGTTGCAAGGTGAACTCCTACGACACAGGTTTGTTGCAACAAAGACTCAAGCCGCTTGAGGGTTATGAACGCCCCATATATATTTTAAATACCTGTGCTGTGACCGCCGAAGCGACAAAAGAAGCCGTGAGGGAAGTGCGCCGAATTAAAAGAAAATCACCGAATACCTTGGTGGTGGTCACTGGCTGTGCCGCACAAGTGGACACCGACCAATTTGAGCAGCTCTCTGAAGCCGATCTGGTTGTGGCCAACAGTCATAAAGGTGATTTGCACGAAATCATTTTCAATCACCTCAACGGACACAGTGAGCAGAAGGTTTTTAAATCAAATATTTTTAAAAAAGAAGATTTAGAGGCTGGCGGGGGACAAGAACATCAACACACGCGCAGTTTTTTAAAGATCCAAGATGGATGTAATAGTTTTTGCACATTTTGTGTGATTCCCTTTGCTCGCGGAAAAAGTCGAAGCATTCCTGTAAATCAACTTGTGGCCAAGGTGAACGAGTTGCACACTCAAGGTGTCAACGAAGTGGTGATCACGGGAGTCCATATTGGGGATTATGAGGACGACGCTGGTGGCCGCTCAAACCGTTTAGAAGATCTCATTGAGCAGATGCTCAAAAACACAAAAATGCCTCGATTTCGGGTGTCTAGTCTTGAGCCCATTGAACTGACTCCAAGACTGTTAGATTTGTATGCTGATGATCGTATGTGCCGGCATTTTCACATGAGTATGCAAAGTGCGCAGACAAGAGTCCTTAAGGATATGAAGCGAAACTACGGTCAAGTCGAAGTCAAAAACAGTCTGATGCAAATATATAATCGCTATCCAGAGGCGTTTGTGGGCATGGATGTGATTGTTGGTTTCCCTGGTGAGACGGAGTCTGAATTTCAGGAGACCTACGATTGTTTCAGTGAGTTGCCGTGGACGCGGATTCATGTATTCCCCTATAGCCCGAGGCCAGGCACTTATGCGGCCCGCTTAGAAAACCCAGTGCCTCGCCACGAAATATTAAAACGAGCCCAGCGCCTTCGAGAACTGAGCGACGGGCGATATGCCGAAAAGGCTCTGTTACAAGTGGGATCGATGAAGCAGGTTCTGGTTTTAAAAAGTCCTTCCTATGGCGCAACGGGATTGGCCCGTGACTATTGGCCTGTGGCGTTTGAGGCTTCTGACGTGGAGCCTGGACAAGAATTGTCGGTGAAGATAAGGGGATATGACTATTCCTCGGCGTCGCGATCTGAGGGGTGCTTAAGTGGTGAAGTTGTTTATTGA
- the era gene encoding GTPase Era → MSYKAGFVGLVGRPNAGKSTLVNYLIGEKVGIVTRKPQTTRQKVLGVYTDEKMQAVFVDAPGKVQADSGLNLFLKQELETVISDSDVLLLVVSVDEKSPEKIDDMIEMVVASKKPWVALINKVDMSQYRHRVQIIKDKLSALNVPVFTGSAKKVDRFKDPLFEALNERLPETKAPLFDKEIYTTQNMREYASEIIREKCFLSLHQEIPYGLAVKIIKFVENEGPTVKIFAEILLNKENHRPMVVGSGGTSLRRIGTASRKELEKVLGRKVFLDLHVRVKKGWVSDERTMMELGYVAQ, encoded by the coding sequence ATGAGTTATAAAGCAGGATTTGTAGGTCTAGTCGGTCGTCCTAACGCCGGCAAAAGCACCCTGGTTAATTATTTAATTGGTGAAAAAGTAGGTATTGTCACAAGAAAACCACAAACCACACGGCAAAAGGTTTTAGGTGTTTACACAGACGAAAAGATGCAAGCTGTGTTTGTGGATGCTCCAGGTAAAGTGCAGGCAGATAGCGGCCTGAACTTGTTCCTGAAGCAAGAGCTAGAAACTGTTATTTCTGATTCAGATGTTTTGTTGTTGGTCGTGAGCGTGGACGAGAAGTCGCCTGAAAAGATAGACGACATGATCGAAATGGTGGTTGCCAGTAAAAAGCCCTGGGTGGCGTTAATCAACAAAGTGGATATGTCTCAGTACCGGCATAGAGTGCAGATCATAAAAGACAAATTGTCGGCGCTCAATGTGCCTGTGTTTACGGGGTCAGCAAAAAAGGTTGATCGGTTTAAGGATCCGCTGTTTGAAGCGTTAAATGAGAGATTGCCAGAAACCAAAGCGCCGCTTTTTGATAAAGAAATCTACACCACTCAAAATATGCGAGAATATGCTTCAGAAATTATTCGTGAAAAATGTTTTTTAAGTTTGCATCAAGAAATACCCTACGGGCTTGCGGTTAAGATAATAAAGTTTGTTGAAAATGAAGGGCCAACTGTAAAGATCTTTGCAGAGATTTTACTGAATAAAGAAAATCATCGCCCCATGGTTGTGGGCTCTGGCGGAACTTCGTTGCGTAGAATTGGTACGGCTTCTCGAAAAGAACTTGAAAAAGTTTTGGGCCGAAAAGTGTTTTTAGACTTGCACGTGAGAGTGAAAAAAGGCTGGGTGTCTGACGAACGTACAATGATGGAGTTGGGATATGTCGCACAGTAA
- a CDS encoding sodium-dependent transporter, translated as MRRSYWGTRLGFYLAAIGSAFGLGSLWRFPYVVAENGGAAFILLYAALVFLIGLPLIVGELLIGKLSRQSLVPAARQTQGDRPGGAFRPPSGEPLDRWLSKAVTHASRLSLFLCLVVLSYYAVVSGWVLYFFMKYLMAWPGLIAMESSEALNLLKSKGWLQVLLASVHLLVVIVVVARDVEEGIERWVGYMMPLFVVLLLALIAKSLTLETNTVALRFLLYPDFSKLTLSSLGHAVGHVFFALSLGFGTMVTFGSYLRKESSIPIAGFRVATLDSFISIFACLLIFPLVFSISEQVDGPEMLFKTVPTFFAQIPGGDWLGLAFFLCLYLASLGASIGLLETVVANLNDCYRIPRPKAAWMMGLICFIVALFPALSSTALSEVTYRGRGFLELLDAALINWILPLLGLVVSLLVSYWMSDKVRRQEFVDAQSPVSARLYSHWRFALKWIVPAVIIVSLSLQAVHLFRN; from the coding sequence ATGAGGCGAAGCTATTGGGGCACCCGTCTTGGGTTTTACCTTGCAGCGATTGGGTCGGCCTTCGGGCTTGGCAGTCTATGGCGATTTCCCTACGTGGTTGCAGAAAATGGGGGTGCGGCATTTATTTTGTTGTACGCGGCCCTGGTGTTTCTGATTGGACTCCCATTGATCGTGGGCGAGTTATTAATCGGTAAGTTGTCTCGGCAAAGTTTGGTACCCGCTGCCAGACAAACCCAAGGGGATCGTCCAGGCGGCGCTTTTCGCCCGCCTTCGGGTGAGCCGTTGGACCGGTGGCTTTCAAAAGCGGTGACCCATGCGAGTCGGCTCAGTTTATTTCTTTGTCTTGTGGTGTTGTCTTATTACGCCGTGGTGAGTGGGTGGGTGCTGTATTTTTTTATGAAATACTTGATGGCTTGGCCAGGGCTGATTGCCATGGAAAGCAGTGAGGCATTGAATCTTTTAAAATCCAAGGGTTGGTTGCAGGTGTTGTTGGCTAGCGTTCATCTGCTAGTGGTGATAGTGGTGGTGGCCCGCGATGTGGAAGAGGGTATTGAGCGATGGGTGGGATATATGATGCCGCTCTTTGTGGTGTTGTTATTGGCTCTTATTGCCAAGTCTTTAACTTTAGAGACGAACACGGTGGCTCTTCGGTTTTTGCTGTATCCTGATTTTTCAAAGTTGACCCTGTCCTCTTTGGGACATGCCGTCGGTCACGTGTTTTTTGCTTTAAGTCTGGGTTTTGGGACAATGGTGACTTTTGGCAGTTACTTAAGAAAAGAGTCTTCCATTCCCATTGCCGGGTTTCGAGTGGCGACATTAGATTCTTTTATTTCCATATTTGCCTGTTTATTGATTTTCCCTTTGGTCTTTTCTATTTCTGAGCAAGTGGATGGGCCGGAGATGCTTTTTAAAACTGTGCCCACCTTTTTTGCCCAGATACCGGGTGGTGATTGGTTAGGTCTTGCATTTTTTCTTTGTCTCTATTTAGCCTCATTGGGCGCCAGTATAGGTCTATTAGAAACAGTCGTGGCCAATTTAAATGACTGTTACCGTATTCCGCGTCCAAAAGCCGCGTGGATGATGGGGTTGATCTGTTTTATAGTGGCCTTATTCCCGGCATTGTCATCCACGGCACTGAGTGAGGTGACATATCGAGGTCGAGGGTTTTTAGAATTGTTGGATGCGGCTTTGATCAACTGGATTTTGCCTCTGCTAGGGTTAGTAGTGAGCCTGTTGGTGAGTTATTGGATGAGTGATAAAGTGCGACGCCAAGAATTTGTGGATGCGCAAAGTCCAGTGTCGGCACGACTTTATTCGCATTGGCGCTTTGCTTTAAAGTGGATTGTTCCCGCTGTTATTATTGTGTCGTTAAGTTTACAGGCTGTTCATCTTTTTAGAAATTAA
- the der gene encoding ribosome biogenesis GTPase Der: MSHSNSGRVTQVALIGRPNVGKSSLFNILTRSRKAVVKDQPGVTRDVLIEPADWWGNCFDVFDTGGITDATDVFSPLIKEQVLATLEGVDLVVVIMDGRTGLLPEDRDIVRIAKESGKPFIVAVNKIDQMHEAQLRLSEFYEFGIDLIPCSFEQRLGVDEIVEWIKSHSAEASESTVRQGVRLAVVGKPNVGKSSLCNYLLQQKRSLVSDQAGTTVDAVETQFTYADRDYILVDTAGLRRSARRKNTDDGVEILSAFKSQEAIERADIVLLLVDATEGPSDQDAKIVQYANEKHKPIIMVANKIDLAREIRPEPKKWFRLKVAEQFHFFPDIQVVFTSALSGTGVKDLFACVDSVWSKIQLKISTSELNNFFYETIRQAPAPVWGTRNVKFYYLTQTEQKPPSFIAFANHPQGVTPAYRRFLTNKIKERWSLQGVPVRMFIMKSGA, encoded by the coding sequence ATGTCGCACAGTAATTCAGGTCGCGTCACACAAGTTGCATTGATTGGGCGCCCCAACGTAGGTAAATCAAGTCTGTTCAATATTCTCACTCGCAGTCGAAAAGCGGTCGTGAAAGATCAGCCTGGTGTGACTCGTGATGTTCTTATTGAGCCCGCCGACTGGTGGGGGAATTGTTTTGATGTGTTCGATACGGGCGGGATTACAGATGCTACCGATGTATTTTCTCCGCTCATAAAAGAACAAGTTTTAGCAACGCTTGAAGGTGTAGATCTCGTTGTAGTGATAATGGACGGGCGGACAGGACTGCTGCCCGAGGATCGAGATATCGTTCGTATAGCAAAAGAAAGTGGAAAGCCATTTATAGTCGCAGTTAATAAGATAGATCAGATGCACGAGGCGCAGCTAAGGCTTTCCGAGTTTTACGAGTTTGGTATTGATTTGATACCCTGTTCATTTGAGCAACGGCTTGGGGTCGACGAGATCGTTGAATGGATCAAAAGTCATTCTGCAGAAGCTTCTGAAAGCACAGTGCGCCAGGGTGTTCGCCTGGCCGTGGTGGGTAAGCCGAATGTGGGTAAAAGTTCACTTTGTAATTATTTGCTTCAGCAAAAGAGATCTCTGGTCTCAGATCAAGCTGGAACAACAGTGGATGCGGTGGAGACCCAATTCACCTATGCAGATCGAGATTATATTTTAGTAGATACGGCCGGTTTGAGGCGTTCAGCTCGACGTAAGAACACGGATGATGGAGTTGAGATCCTATCTGCTTTTAAGTCACAAGAGGCCATTGAAAGAGCGGACATAGTTTTGCTCTTAGTGGATGCAACTGAAGGGCCTTCGGATCAAGATGCAAAAATTGTTCAATATGCCAACGAAAAACATAAGCCTATTATCATGGTGGCTAATAAAATTGATTTAGCTCGAGAGATTCGTCCTGAGCCGAAAAAGTGGTTCCGTCTAAAAGTGGCTGAGCAGTTTCATTTCTTTCCTGATATCCAGGTGGTGTTTACAAGTGCCTTGTCGGGCACTGGGGTGAAAGATTTATTTGCCTGCGTTGATAGTGTGTGGAGCAAAATTCAACTTAAGATATCAACCTCAGAGTTAAACAACTTTTTTTATGAGACGATTCGCCAGGCTCCGGCTCCCGTATGGGGCACAAGAAACGTGAAGTTTTACTACTTGACTCAAACCGAGCAGAAGCCGCCAAGCTTTATTGCATTTGCCAATCATCCGCAAGGAGTGACTCCAGCCTATAGACGGTTTTTGACCAACAAAATCAAAGAACGTTGGAGCCTCCAGGGCGTTCCTGTGCGCATGTTTATTATGAAGAGTGGGGCATGA